One segment of Streptomyces sp. NBC_01463 DNA contains the following:
- a CDS encoding LLM class flavin-dependent oxidoreductase, with translation MSRIPLGVLDLIPVPSGATAGDALHNTLDLARRTEEFGYARYWFAEHHLNPGVAGTSPAVVLALTASATSTIRIGSGAVQLGHRTALSTVEEFGLIDALHPGRLDLGLGRSGGRPPERKDGPAPTTIPVTDGRTPNGLRIPPRFSFEHLLGSPRTALQQRLLHQPGARAQDYGEQIDDILALLHGTYRSDDGIEAHAVPGEGADLQVWILGSSGGQSADVAGRNGLRFAANYHVSPATVLEAAEGYRAAFRPSDELDKPYVSVSADVVVAEDDATARELATGYGPWVRSIRTAEGAIAYPTPEEARALPWSDADRELVADRVDTQFVGSPGRVADELERLQEATGADELLITTITHGHADRVRSYQLLAEEWRRR, from the coding sequence ATGTCCCGCATCCCTCTCGGCGTCCTCGACCTCATACCGGTTCCCTCCGGCGCCACGGCCGGCGACGCGCTGCACAACACCCTCGACCTGGCCCGCCGGACCGAGGAGTTCGGCTACGCCCGCTACTGGTTCGCCGAGCACCACCTCAACCCCGGCGTGGCCGGCACCTCGCCCGCCGTCGTCCTGGCCCTGACCGCCTCGGCGACCTCGACGATCAGGATCGGCTCCGGAGCCGTGCAGCTGGGGCACCGCACCGCCCTGTCCACGGTCGAGGAGTTCGGCCTCATCGACGCCCTGCACCCGGGGCGCCTCGACCTGGGCCTCGGCCGCTCCGGCGGACGTCCGCCGGAGCGCAAGGACGGGCCCGCGCCGACCACGATCCCGGTCACCGACGGACGCACCCCGAACGGGCTGCGCATCCCGCCCCGCTTCTCCTTCGAACACCTGCTGGGCTCACCCCGGACAGCGCTCCAGCAACGGCTCCTGCACCAGCCGGGCGCCCGGGCACAGGACTACGGCGAACAGATCGACGACATCCTCGCGCTGCTGCACGGCACGTACCGTTCGGACGACGGCATCGAGGCACACGCCGTCCCCGGCGAGGGCGCCGACCTCCAGGTGTGGATCCTGGGCAGCAGCGGCGGACAGAGCGCGGACGTGGCCGGCCGCAACGGTCTGCGCTTCGCCGCGAACTACCACGTCAGCCCGGCCACCGTGCTGGAGGCGGCCGAGGGTTACCGTGCGGCGTTCCGGCCCTCCGACGAGCTCGACAAGCCGTACGTCAGCGTCTCCGCGGACGTCGTCGTCGCCGAGGACGACGCGACCGCCCGCGAGCTGGCCACGGGGTACGGCCCCTGGGTCCGCTCCATCCGCACGGCCGAGGGGGCCATCGCGTACCCCACCCCGGAGGAGGCCCGCGCCCTTCCGTGGAGCGACGCGGACCGGGAACTGGTCGCCGACCGCGTCGACACCCAGTTCGTCGGATCGCCCGGACGCGTCGCCGACGAGCTCGAACGCCTCCAGGAGGCCACGGGCGCCGACGAGTTGCTGATCACCACCATCACGCACGGCCACGCCGACCGGGTGCGCTCCTACCAGCTGCTGGCCGAGGAGTGGCGGAGGCGTTGA
- a CDS encoding xanthine dehydrogenase family protein molybdopterin-binding subunit, whose translation MTTTTDSTTVQGAVGSSRTRVEGRDKVTGAARYAGEIPFAELAHGWLVLSTVARGRIRSVEDAPVRSMPGVLTVLHHGNAPRIDTDYTGMLGRPNPVVGLFQHDRVPFVGWPVALVVAETSEQAREAAEALVVRYDEEPHDVEFLAGHAGAYTPDGSDAETEKGDLEARLKAAAFVVDEEYSTPEEHHNSMEPHAATARWEGGRLDVVDSNQGTFWVSSELASLFSLDPGSVRVRSEHVGGGFGSKGLAPHQVAAVMATTLLHRPVRVVLTRRQMFSLVGYRSPTAQRITLGAGPDGRLSAFDHRALSLTSTVHEFIESSANVGRTMYDADAHHTRHQVVRLDVPTPTWMRAPGEAPGSFAVESALDELAERSGIDPVELRARNEPAAGPVSGLPFSRRNLRACLEEGARRFGWAERDPRPGLRREGRWLLGTGMAAASFPAGVGPSTAAVTAEPDGTYTVRINAADIGTGARTAMASVAADALRTDPERIRVRLGDSDLGPAWIAGGSMGTRSWAWAVRLAADELRELLALGGSVPPEGLTTRADTSDAIGAMAQKERHSYGAQFAETAVDVTTGEVRVRRLLGIFAAGTVVNPLTARSQLVGGMTWGISMALHEEAVRDRASGGYVNADLAGYHVAAHADVPHVEADWVDDHDPEDPVGIKGIGEIGIVGVAAAIANAVWHATGVRHRRLPIRPDRVLAAEEARPGAEGASGA comes from the coding sequence ATGACCACGACCACCGACAGCACCACCGTCCAGGGAGCCGTCGGCTCCTCCCGCACCCGCGTGGAGGGCCGGGACAAGGTCACCGGCGCCGCCCGCTACGCGGGGGAGATCCCCTTCGCCGAGCTCGCCCACGGCTGGCTGGTCCTCTCCACCGTGGCGCGCGGCCGGATCCGGTCCGTGGAGGACGCTCCCGTCCGGTCCATGCCCGGAGTCCTCACCGTCCTGCACCACGGGAACGCACCGCGCATCGACACCGACTACACGGGCATGCTGGGCCGCCCCAACCCCGTCGTCGGGCTCTTCCAGCACGACCGGGTGCCGTTCGTCGGCTGGCCCGTTGCGCTGGTCGTCGCCGAGACGTCCGAGCAGGCCAGGGAGGCCGCCGAGGCGCTCGTGGTCCGCTACGACGAGGAACCGCACGACGTGGAGTTCCTCGCCGGGCATGCCGGGGCCTACACCCCGGACGGCTCGGACGCGGAGACGGAGAAGGGGGATCTGGAAGCCCGGCTGAAGGCCGCCGCCTTCGTCGTGGACGAGGAGTACTCCACCCCGGAGGAGCACCACAACTCCATGGAGCCGCACGCGGCGACGGCCCGCTGGGAGGGCGGCCGGCTCGACGTCGTCGACTCCAACCAGGGCACCTTCTGGGTGTCGAGCGAACTCGCCTCGCTGTTCTCCCTCGATCCGGGCTCCGTCCGGGTGCGCTCCGAGCACGTCGGCGGCGGCTTCGGGTCGAAGGGCCTGGCACCGCACCAGGTGGCGGCCGTCATGGCCACGACCCTGCTGCACCGCCCCGTGCGGGTCGTGCTGACCCGTCGCCAGATGTTCTCCCTGGTCGGTTACCGCAGCCCCACGGCGCAGCGGATCACACTCGGCGCCGGCCCGGACGGCCGTCTGAGCGCCTTCGACCACCGGGCGCTGAGCCTCACCTCGACCGTGCACGAGTTCATCGAGTCGAGCGCCAACGTGGGACGCACCATGTACGACGCCGACGCGCACCACACCCGGCACCAGGTGGTGCGGCTCGACGTGCCGACCCCGACCTGGATGCGTGCGCCGGGCGAGGCACCGGGCTCCTTCGCCGTGGAATCGGCCCTCGACGAGCTGGCCGAGAGGAGCGGCATCGACCCGGTCGAGCTGCGGGCGCGCAACGAACCCGCGGCGGGCCCCGTCTCCGGGCTGCCGTTCAGCCGCCGCAATCTGCGCGCCTGCCTGGAGGAAGGGGCCCGCAGGTTCGGCTGGGCGGAGCGCGACCCGCGCCCCGGACTGCGCCGCGAGGGGCGCTGGCTGCTGGGTACCGGAATGGCGGCGGCGTCCTTCCCCGCGGGCGTCGGCCCCTCCACGGCCGCCGTGACCGCGGAGCCCGACGGCACGTACACCGTGCGGATCAACGCCGCCGACATCGGGACCGGCGCACGGACCGCGATGGCCTCGGTCGCCGCTGACGCGCTGAGGACGGACCCGGAGCGCATCCGCGTCCGCCTCGGCGACAGCGACCTGGGACCGGCCTGGATCGCCGGAGGCTCCATGGGCACGCGCTCCTGGGCCTGGGCGGTGCGGCTGGCCGCGGACGAACTGCGGGAGCTGCTCGCGCTCGGCGGGTCCGTTCCGCCGGAGGGACTCACCACCAGGGCCGACACCTCCGACGCCATCGGCGCCATGGCCCAGAAGGAACGGCACTCCTACGGGGCGCAGTTCGCCGAGACCGCGGTCGACGTCACCACCGGCGAGGTGCGCGTCCGCAGGCTGCTGGGCATCTTCGCCGCGGGCACCGTCGTCAACCCGCTCACCGCCCGCAGCCAGCTCGTCGGCGGCATGACCTGGGGCATCTCGATGGCCCTCCACGAGGAGGCGGTCCGCGACCGGGCGTCCGGCGGCTACGTCAACGCCGACCTGGCCGGCTATCACGTCGCCGCCCACGCCGATGTGCCGCACGTCGAGGCGGACTGGGTCGACGACCACGACCCGGAGGACCCGGTGGGGATCAAGGGCATCGGCGAGATCGGCATCGTGGGCGTCGCCGCGGCGATCGCCAACGCGGTGTGGCACGCGACCGGGGTACGCCACCGCCGGCTGCCGATCCGCCCCGACCGCGTCCTGGCGGCGGAAGAGGCCCGGCCGGGGGCGGAGGGAGCCAGCGGTGCTTGA
- a CDS encoding MoxR family ATPase — protein MPTRTLSAPTRPAHDRAAASQLDVAGELVALLSDTTTEPRPDTQLEALTLAVAADLPVLLWGEPGIGKSAALTQLADSLDLPLTTVIASVHEPSDFSGLPIVGDDPAEQGVPMAPPDWAVRLVRAGRGLLFLDELSTAPPAVQAALLRLVLERRIGALRLPPGVRIVAAANPRSSAADGWELSPPLANRFVHLQWVHDHEVVVRGLGGTWPRATLPRLAPERLADAVGFARRAVCGLLSARPALVHRLPSGETRRGGAWPSPRSWEMTLRLIAFATAADASRDVLSLLVRGTVGDGPGLELLASLERMDLPDPEDLLADPAGADLPERGDLRQAVLDGVVAAVRRRPEKARWDAAWALLVRALETGAPDLVVVPATTLATLRQGDWDVPASIEALSGAVLLSRRAEQAAARATAATKAGR, from the coding sequence ATGCCCACACGCACCCTGTCCGCGCCCACCCGCCCCGCCCACGACCGGGCCGCCGCCTCCCAACTGGACGTCGCGGGCGAGCTGGTGGCCCTCCTGAGCGACACCACCACCGAACCGCGCCCCGACACCCAGCTGGAGGCCCTGACCCTGGCCGTCGCCGCCGACCTGCCCGTACTCCTGTGGGGAGAGCCGGGCATCGGCAAGAGCGCCGCCCTCACCCAGCTCGCGGACTCCCTGGACCTCCCGCTGACCACGGTCATCGCCAGCGTCCACGAACCGTCCGACTTCTCGGGGCTGCCCATCGTGGGCGACGACCCGGCGGAACAGGGTGTCCCGATGGCCCCGCCGGACTGGGCGGTGCGCCTGGTGCGGGCCGGCCGCGGACTGCTGTTCCTCGACGAGCTCTCCACCGCGCCGCCCGCCGTCCAGGCCGCCCTGCTCCGCCTCGTCCTGGAGCGGCGCATCGGCGCGCTCCGACTTCCGCCGGGGGTAAGGATCGTGGCCGCCGCCAACCCGCGCTCCTCGGCGGCCGACGGCTGGGAGCTGAGCCCGCCGCTGGCCAACCGGTTCGTCCACCTCCAGTGGGTCCACGACCACGAGGTCGTCGTCCGTGGCCTCGGCGGCACCTGGCCCCGTGCGACCCTGCCCCGGCTCGCCCCCGAACGCCTCGCCGACGCCGTCGGCTTCGCGCGCCGGGCGGTGTGCGGACTGCTCTCCGCACGCCCCGCGCTCGTCCACCGGCTGCCCAGCGGGGAGACCCGCAGGGGCGGAGCCTGGCCCTCGCCGCGGAGCTGGGAGATGACCCTGCGGCTGATCGCCTTCGCGACCGCCGCCGACGCCTCACGCGACGTGCTGTCCCTGCTGGTCAGAGGAACGGTGGGGGACGGTCCCGGGCTGGAACTCCTGGCGAGCCTGGAGCGGATGGACCTTCCGGACCCGGAGGACCTGCTCGCCGACCCGGCCGGCGCCGATCTGCCCGAGCGGGGGGACCTGCGCCAGGCTGTGCTCGACGGCGTGGTGGCGGCGGTCCGGCGACGCCCGGAGAAGGCCCGCTGGGACGCGGCCTGGGCCCTCCTGGTCAGGGCGCTGGAGACCGGGGCGCCGGACCTGGTCGTCGTCCCCGCCACGACACTCGCCACGCTCAGGCAGGGGGACTGGGACGTACCGGCGTCGATCGAGGCGCTCTCCGGGGCCGTGCTGCTCTCGCGGCGCGCCGAGCAGGCGGCGGCCCGTGCCACGGCCGCCACCAAGGCCGGCCGGTGA
- a CDS encoding aminoglycoside phosphotransferase family protein, with protein sequence MIGIPEVFTRGTLAREGAAGAAWIAGLPLLVDELLERWECVPDGEVVHGGVGVIVPVRRRGAADAVLKVSFPHPGNVHEPDAFVAWEGRGAVRLYERDDGRFAMLLERVGMSDLGEVADNDEVVRVAGRLSHRLAVPAPPGLPRLREQAGAWEEQLRTDARELPHRLSRRAVDAAVATVRELGSTQPDVIVHGDLHARNILRADREPWLAVDPKGYAGDPAYDGGTLLKTRALALRGAGDLRTAAGRTLDIFAEAAELDRERTRRWAQLHAVQGAFWGRRHGYRRARSGPGRDGLTVLIESLAEVLTDPA encoded by the coding sequence ATGATCGGGATCCCGGAGGTGTTCACGCGCGGCACCCTTGCGCGCGAGGGTGCGGCAGGAGCGGCCTGGATCGCCGGACTGCCGCTGCTGGTGGACGAGTTGCTCGAACGCTGGGAGTGCGTTCCGGACGGCGAGGTCGTGCACGGAGGGGTCGGCGTCATCGTGCCGGTCCGTCGGCGGGGCGCGGCGGACGCGGTGCTGAAGGTGTCCTTCCCGCACCCCGGCAACGTCCACGAACCGGATGCGTTCGTCGCGTGGGAGGGGCGCGGAGCGGTCCGGCTGTACGAGCGTGACGACGGGCGTTTCGCGATGCTGCTGGAGCGTGTGGGGATGTCGGACCTCGGGGAGGTCGCGGACAACGACGAAGTCGTGCGGGTGGCGGGCCGCCTCAGTCACCGGCTGGCCGTACCGGCTCCGCCGGGGCTGCCCCGGCTGCGGGAGCAGGCCGGGGCCTGGGAGGAGCAACTGCGCACGGATGCCCGGGAGCTGCCCCATCGGCTGTCGCGCCGGGCGGTGGACGCCGCCGTGGCCACGGTCCGCGAACTGGGCTCCACCCAGCCGGACGTGATCGTCCACGGCGACCTCCACGCCAGGAACATCCTGCGCGCCGACCGCGAGCCGTGGCTGGCCGTCGACCCGAAGGGCTACGCGGGCGACCCGGCGTACGACGGCGGCACCCTCCTCAAGACGCGGGCGCTCGCGCTCCGGGGCGCGGGCGACCTGCGCACGGCTGCCGGCCGCACGCTGGACATCTTCGCCGAGGCGGCGGAGCTCGACCGTGAGCGCACCCGCCGCTGGGCGCAGCTCCATGCGGTGCAGGGCGCGTTCTGGGGCCGGCGGCACGGATACCGCAGGGCTCGCAGCGGCCCCGGGCGGGACGGTCTCACCGTCCTCATCGAGTCGCTCGCCGAGGTGCTCACGGACCCCGCCTGA
- a CDS encoding TetR/AcrR family transcriptional regulator, which translates to MQEEKGTPQRPDAQRNRERILDVALAELTRSADAPVSVIAKKAGVGQGTFYRNFPNREALVLEVYRYEMQQVADTAAQLLRTRAPDRALREWMDRLAQYAMAKAGLADALRTTASRYGSLAQLGHDPVTRGLTLLLNANEEAGTIRPGVTPDDFVLAIAGLWQLDPHSDWQPRARWLLDLVMDGLRAGAPGAGGPSPQP; encoded by the coding sequence GTGCAGGAGGAGAAGGGCACGCCCCAACGCCCGGACGCGCAAAGGAATCGCGAGCGCATCCTGGACGTCGCGCTGGCTGAGCTCACCCGGTCCGCGGACGCCCCGGTGAGCGTCATCGCGAAGAAGGCGGGCGTGGGGCAGGGGACGTTCTACCGGAACTTCCCCAACCGCGAGGCCCTGGTCCTGGAGGTCTACCGCTACGAGATGCAGCAGGTCGCCGACACCGCGGCCCAGTTGCTCAGGACCCGCGCGCCCGACCGGGCCCTGCGGGAGTGGATGGACCGGCTGGCGCAGTACGCCATGGCCAAGGCCGGACTGGCCGACGCCCTGCGCACCACCGCCAGCAGATACGGCAGCCTGGCCCAGCTGGGCCACGACCCGGTGACCCGCGGCCTCACCCTCCTGCTGAACGCGAACGAGGAGGCGGGCACGATCCGCCCCGGGGTGACCCCCGACGACTTCGTGCTCGCCATCGCCGGACTCTGGCAGCTGGACCCGCACAGCGACTGGCAGCCCAGAGCCCGCTGGCTGCTGGACCTCGTGATGGACGGGCTCCGGGCCGGGGCACCGGGTGCGGGCGGGCCTTCGCCGCAGCCCTAG
- a CDS encoding xanthine dehydrogenase family protein subunit M, whose translation MREFGYERALDVSGAVALLAEDPDARFLGGGTNLVDLMKAGVERPTTLVDVQELPLGDITFTPDGGLHIGATVTNSDLAAHADVRRHYPALAQAVLAGASGQLRNMATVGGNLLQRTRCGYFGDLGKPCNKRTPGSGCPARAGEHHNHAILGASEHCVATHPSDMAVALAAFDAVVSYETADGPGELPIGDFYLPVGDTPHIETALPPGALITGVTLPPAGVAAHSRYRKVRERASFAFAIGSLTAALDVEDGTVREVRLAFGAVASRPWRARAAERALTGGPASAEAFAAAADAELAAAEALPDNGYKVTLMRNLVVAVLTELAEEAAR comes from the coding sequence ATGAGGGAATTCGGATACGAACGCGCCCTGGACGTCTCCGGGGCGGTGGCCCTGCTCGCCGAGGACCCCGACGCCCGCTTCCTGGGCGGCGGCACCAATCTCGTCGACCTGATGAAGGCCGGCGTGGAGCGGCCCACGACTCTCGTCGACGTCCAGGAACTCCCTCTCGGCGACATCACGTTCACCCCCGACGGCGGGCTGCACATCGGGGCCACCGTCACCAACAGCGACCTCGCCGCGCACGCCGATGTGCGCCGTCACTACCCGGCGCTGGCCCAGGCCGTGCTGGCGGGCGCCTCCGGGCAGCTGCGGAACATGGCCACGGTCGGCGGCAACCTGCTCCAGCGGACCCGCTGCGGCTACTTCGGCGACCTCGGGAAGCCGTGCAACAAGCGGACCCCCGGCAGCGGTTGCCCCGCCCGGGCGGGCGAGCACCACAATCACGCGATCCTGGGCGCATCCGAGCACTGCGTGGCCACCCACCCGTCCGACATGGCGGTCGCGCTCGCGGCCTTCGACGCCGTCGTCTCGTACGAAACGGCCGACGGGCCGGGCGAGTTGCCGATCGGCGACTTCTACCTGCCGGTGGGCGACACCCCGCACATCGAGACGGCCCTGCCGCCCGGCGCCCTGATCACCGGCGTCACCCTGCCGCCGGCCGGGGTGGCCGCGCACTCCCGGTACCGCAAGGTGCGCGAGCGGGCCTCCTTCGCCTTCGCGATCGGCTCCCTCACCGCCGCGCTCGACGTCGAGGACGGCACCGTCCGCGAGGTGCGGCTCGCCTTCGGCGCGGTGGCGTCCCGGCCCTGGCGGGCCCGTGCGGCCGAGCGCGCCCTGACCGGGGGACCGGCGAGCGCGGAGGCGTTCGCCGCGGCGGCCGACGCCGAACTGGCGGCGGCCGAGGCCCTCCCGGACAACGGATACAAGGTGACGCTGATGCGCAATCTCGTCGTGGCCGTACTCACCGAACTCGCCGAGGAGGCCGCCCGATGA
- a CDS encoding VWA-like domain-containing protein → MLDRDKLFAARLQAALARPYLATALFALHTVESRQVPTMAVDRHWRCYVAPGFVDRTPVEELAGVWVHEVSHLLRDHHGRSDRVARERGLTGRAERLRMNIAADCEINDDVYGDGLVRPEGAVEPATLDLPEGELMEDYLRQFGLGPRTQDLAWLDCGSGADGLEREWDLGPDGGHGLSEQERDAVRFRVAQGITGRPGSASKGWRRWAEEAFHPPQPWRQLLGAALRSAVSGSGAGEDYTYGRPSRRSAGVPGAVLPSLRRRPPRVSVVVDTSGSVSDTELGTALLEVAAISRAVGGRRDLVTVLSCDAATRVVHPLCRAEGIVLLGGGGTDLRAGFAKALRSQPRPDVIVALTDGQTPWPSAPPPCRTVVGLFDRPGRRRWDEDDAEYVPDTPPAWARTVVIGSAAS, encoded by the coding sequence ATGCTGGACCGCGACAAGCTCTTCGCCGCCCGGCTGCAGGCGGCCCTGGCCCGGCCCTACCTGGCGACGGCGCTGTTCGCCCTGCACACCGTGGAGTCGCGGCAGGTCCCGACGATGGCGGTCGACCGGCACTGGCGGTGCTACGTCGCGCCGGGCTTCGTGGACCGGACACCGGTGGAGGAACTCGCCGGCGTCTGGGTGCACGAGGTGTCGCACCTGCTGCGCGACCACCACGGGCGCAGCGACCGGGTGGCGCGGGAGCGCGGGCTGACCGGCCGGGCCGAGCGGCTGCGGATGAACATCGCGGCCGACTGCGAGATCAACGACGACGTGTACGGCGACGGCCTGGTCCGGCCCGAGGGAGCCGTCGAGCCCGCGACCCTGGACCTCCCCGAGGGCGAGCTGATGGAGGACTATCTGCGGCAGTTCGGACTCGGCCCGCGTACGCAGGACCTGGCCTGGCTGGACTGCGGCAGCGGCGCCGACGGGCTGGAGCGGGAGTGGGACCTGGGGCCGGACGGCGGCCACGGCCTCAGTGAGCAGGAGCGGGACGCGGTGCGCTTCCGGGTGGCCCAGGGCATCACCGGCCGGCCGGGGAGCGCCTCGAAGGGGTGGCGGCGGTGGGCGGAGGAGGCCTTCCACCCGCCGCAGCCGTGGCGGCAGTTGCTCGGTGCGGCGCTCCGCTCGGCGGTTTCGGGCTCGGGGGCGGGGGAGGACTACACGTACGGCCGGCCGTCGCGCCGCTCGGCCGGTGTGCCCGGAGCCGTACTGCCGAGCCTCAGGCGCAGGCCGCCGCGGGTCTCGGTGGTCGTCGACACGTCCGGATCGGTCAGCGACACCGAACTGGGCACCGCCCTGCTGGAGGTCGCCGCCATCTCCCGTGCGGTGGGCGGCCGTCGGGATCTGGTCACCGTGCTGTCCTGCGACGCTGCGACCCGGGTGGTGCACCCGCTCTGCCGGGCCGAGGGCATCGTGCTGCTGGGCGGCGGGGGCACGGATCTGCGTGCCGGCTTCGCCAAGGCGCTGAGGTCCCAGCCACGGCCCGACGTCATCGTGGCCCTCACCGACGGACAGACTCCCTGGCCCAGTGCGCCGCCGCCGTGCCGGACCGTGGTGGGCCTGTTCGACCGGCCCGGCCGGCGGCGATGGGACGAGGACGACGCCGAATACGTCCCGGACACACCGCCCGCGTGGGCGCGCACGGTGGTGATCGGATCCGCTGCCTCGTGA
- a CDS encoding 2Fe-2S iron-sulfur cluster-binding protein gives MAPSTSSAITLNINGEKHTLPVDHRTTLLDALRERLDLTGTKKGCDQGQCGACTVLLDGRRAVSCLQLAVAAEGRAITTIEGVADGDRLHPVQQAFLDLDGYQCGYCTPGQICSALAVIEEHAAGWPSAVTEDVRPEAGVPALSAEEIRERMSGNLCRCGAYVSIVQAVARAAETSAAESEEVVA, from the coding sequence ATGGCCCCATCGACGTCCAGTGCCATCACTCTGAACATCAATGGCGAAAAGCACACCCTGCCCGTCGACCACCGCACCACCCTGCTCGACGCCCTGCGCGAGCGTCTCGATCTGACCGGCACCAAGAAGGGCTGCGACCAGGGGCAGTGCGGCGCCTGTACGGTGCTCCTCGACGGGCGCCGGGCCGTCTCCTGTCTGCAGCTCGCGGTCGCTGCCGAGGGGCGCGCGATCACCACCATCGAAGGCGTCGCCGACGGCGACCGGCTGCACCCCGTGCAGCAGGCCTTCCTCGATCTCGACGGTTACCAGTGCGGCTACTGCACGCCCGGACAGATCTGTTCGGCCCTCGCGGTGATCGAGGAGCACGCCGCGGGCTGGCCGAGCGCCGTGACCGAAGACGTACGTCCGGAGGCCGGGGTGCCCGCGCTCTCCGCCGAGGAGATCCGCGAGCGGATGAGCGGAAACCTCTGCCGCTGCGGCGCCTACGTGTCGATCGTGCAGGCCGTCGCGCGCGCGGCGGAAACCTCCGCGGCCGAGTCCGAGGAGGTCGTGGCATGA
- a CDS encoding LLM class flavin-dependent oxidoreductase encodes MKFLAITLIVHAPDPVTGVQKSTNERFREVIDNALLAEELGFDGFGVGERHERPFISSSPPVVLSHIAALTSRIRLFTAVTTLSLLDPVRAHEDYATLDHLSGGRLDLIIGKGNGTAQRELFHVTPEDQWDRNAEGYELFRRLWRQDKVSAQPRFRPELTDAEVWPRPLQQPVRVWHGSATSRESVDLAARYGDPLFSANVTHAIEPYAELIRHYRERWEHYGHDPALAAVGAGTAGVHVARTSQEAVAAYRPVFEGYLAFQKRLGAEPVFPNLEDFVERSSALIGSPQQIIEKVHRYHEQFGHTVLHLNADAGGLTDAQHRGSLALFQSEVAPVLRREIPDPPFDWAPVLAGPVPVPTNR; translated from the coding sequence ATGAAGTTCCTGGCCATCACGCTCATCGTCCACGCTCCGGACCCGGTGACCGGTGTCCAGAAGTCCACGAACGAACGCTTCCGGGAGGTGATCGACAACGCGCTGCTGGCCGAGGAGCTCGGATTCGACGGCTTCGGCGTCGGCGAACGGCACGAGCGGCCGTTCATCTCGTCCTCGCCGCCGGTCGTGCTCAGCCACATCGCCGCACTCACCTCGCGCATCCGGCTGTTCACCGCCGTCACCACGCTCAGCCTGCTCGACCCGGTGCGTGCCCACGAGGACTACGCCACGCTCGACCATCTCTCCGGCGGCCGCCTCGACCTCATCATCGGCAAGGGCAACGGGACGGCGCAGCGCGAGCTGTTCCACGTCACCCCCGAGGACCAGTGGGACCGCAACGCCGAGGGCTACGAACTGTTCCGCCGGCTGTGGCGCCAGGACAAGGTGAGCGCGCAGCCGCGCTTCCGGCCGGAGCTCACGGACGCGGAGGTGTGGCCGCGGCCGCTCCAGCAGCCCGTCCGCGTCTGGCACGGCAGCGCCACCAGCCGGGAGTCGGTCGACCTCGCCGCGCGCTACGGCGACCCGCTGTTCTCCGCTAACGTCACCCACGCGATCGAGCCGTACGCCGAACTGATCCGGCACTACCGGGAGCGGTGGGAGCACTACGGCCACGATCCGGCGCTGGCGGCCGTCGGTGCCGGAACGGCCGGCGTCCACGTGGCCCGGACCTCGCAGGAGGCCGTCGCCGCCTACCGGCCGGTGTTCGAGGGCTATCTCGCCTTCCAGAAGCGGCTGGGGGCCGAGCCGGTGTTCCCGAACCTGGAGGACTTCGTCGAGCGCAGCTCGGCCCTGATCGGCAGCCCCCAGCAGATCATCGAGAAGGTGCACCGCTACCACGAGCAGTTCGGCCACACCGTCCTGCACCTGAACGCGGACGCCGGCGGACTGACGGATGCCCAGCACCGGGGCTCCCTCGCGCTCTTCCAGTCCGAGGTCGCCCCGGTCCTGCGACGCGAGATCCCCGACCCGCCGTTCGACTGGGCCCCCGTGCTCGCCGGGCCCGTCCCCGTCCCGACCAACCGCTGA